The Litchfieldia alkalitelluris genome has a window encoding:
- the mtnN gene encoding 5'-methylthioadenosine/S-adenosylhomocysteine nucleosidase yields the protein MKLAIIGAMEEEVEILREQLENRESIEIAGCEFSTGTLNGQEIVVLKSGIGKVNAALSTSILLQQFKPAYVINTGSAGGYLESLNVGDVVISSEVCHHDVDVTAFGYEYGQVPGLPAAFEADAKLVEVAQKAAQRVSDVQVATGLIATGDSFMNDPGRVEFVRNQFNDLYAVEMEAAAIAQVCYQFRIPFVVIRSLSDIAGKESDVSFDQFLKTAARNSSDLVLKMVAEIKNSIQ from the coding sequence ATGAAACTAGCAATTATTGGAGCAATGGAAGAAGAAGTAGAAATATTAAGAGAACAATTAGAAAATAGAGAATCAATCGAGATTGCAGGCTGTGAGTTTTCAACAGGTACTTTAAATGGACAGGAGATTGTTGTATTAAAATCAGGCATCGGAAAAGTAAATGCTGCTTTATCAACCAGTATTTTATTACAGCAGTTTAAGCCTGCATACGTTATTAACACAGGATCAGCAGGTGGTTATTTAGAATCATTAAATGTTGGCGATGTTGTCATCTCATCAGAAGTTTGTCATCATGATGTAGATGTAACAGCATTTGGATATGAATATGGACAAGTTCCAGGTCTTCCTGCAGCTTTCGAAGCGGATGCTAAACTTGTTGAAGTCGCCCAGAAGGCCGCACAGCGAGTATCAGACGTTCAAGTAGCAACAGGATTAATCGCTACTGGGGACTCATTTATGAATGATCCTGGACGTGTTGAATTTGTAAGAAATCAATTTAACGATTTGTATGCAGTTGAAATGGAAGCTGCAGCAATTGCTCAGGTATGTTATCAATTTAGAATTCCATTTGTGGTTATTCGTTCATTATCAGATATTGCGGGTAAAGAGTCAGATGTATCTTTTGATCAATTCTTAAAAACAGCTGCTCGTAATTCTTCAGATTTAGTCTTGAAAATGGTTGCAGAGATAAAAAATTCAATCCAGTAA
- a CDS encoding YrzI family small protein: MTLNLFFLTISIKKRHESIEEIEHYENVNKMYEEMKNRQFYNYHL; encoded by the coding sequence ATGACTTTAAATTTATTCTTTTTAACGATCTCAATTAAAAAACGTCATGAATCTATAGAAGAAATTGAACACTATGAAAACGTCAATAAGATGTACGAAGAAATGAAAAACCGTCAGTTTTATAACTACCATTTGTAA
- a CDS encoding YrrS family protein, giving the protein MGYDLEKLYVGPRSEKLHKRRKVNRILNLLIIFVFALILFFGWRLFFSNANQAGTAEQPSTSEQTQPASDGEDNSAVVDDSDNEETAETSEPSEEELEETTAPESESSEHETVTDGDPDSNIIRSIVNNAWTPIGTKQEGTHTVNYEKGSADRNEMEQAIGYATGKNQEDLTVWQLSRNGEHQVAATVSTKDNSHIYRVYIEWVDKEGWKPIKIDELRKNDSEYYTGE; this is encoded by the coding sequence TTGGGATATGATTTAGAAAAGTTATATGTAGGACCTCGGTCAGAAAAACTTCATAAAAGAAGAAAAGTTAATCGCATTCTTAATCTATTAATTATATTTGTATTTGCATTAATTCTCTTTTTTGGATGGAGACTATTTTTTTCTAATGCGAATCAAGCAGGAACTGCTGAACAACCATCGACGTCTGAACAGACCCAACCAGCTTCAGACGGGGAAGACAATTCAGCAGTTGTTGATGACTCTGATAATGAGGAAACAGCTGAAACTAGTGAACCAAGCGAAGAAGAATTAGAGGAAACAACTGCACCTGAAAGTGAATCTTCTGAGCATGAAACTGTGACTGATGGCGACCCAGATTCAAATATCATTCGCTCGATTGTAAATAATGCTTGGACTCCCATTGGAACAAAGCAAGAGGGGACTCATACTGTGAATTATGAAAAAGGTTCTGCTGACCGTAATGAAATGGAGCAAGCAATCGGCTACGCAACAGGAAAGAACCAAGAAGACCTGACTGTATGGCAATTATCACGCAATGGTGAACATCAAGTGGCTGCTACTGTTTCAACAAAGGATAATTCTCATATTTACCGTGTCTATATCGAGTGGGTTGATAAAGAAGGCTGGAAGCCAATAAAAATTGACGAATTAAGAAAGAATGATAGCGAATACTATACTGGTGAGTAA
- a CDS encoding YrhC family protein, producing MELDKVKDLQAKIADFKRFAFILIAVSVFLYIGVLIPNEGKTSLQMYTLMGTTVMFLSTAFILFKTVISYKRELNQLED from the coding sequence ATGGAATTAGATAAAGTAAAAGATTTGCAAGCGAAAATTGCTGATTTTAAAAGGTTTGCCTTTATATTAATTGCTGTTAGCGTGTTTTTATATATTGGAGTACTTATTCCAAATGAAGGAAAAACATCTCTACAGATGTATACATTAATGGGAACTACAGTCATGTTTCTAAGTACTGCATTTATTCTATTCAAAACAGTCATTTCATATAAACGTGAATTAAATCAGCTTGAAGATTAA
- the udk gene encoding uridine kinase: MVKKPIVIGIAGGSGSGKTSVTKAIYEHFQGQSILMIEQDFYYKDQSHISFEDRLNTNYDHPLAFDNDLLIEHINHLLDYKAVNKPVYDYKNHTRSDQVIHVDPKDVIILEGILVLEDERLRNLMDIKLFVDTDADLRILRRMLRDINDRGRTIESVIEQYVTVVRPMHNQFIEPTKRYADLIIPEGGQNHIAIDLMVTKIQTILEQNSIL, encoded by the coding sequence ATGGTTAAAAAGCCAATTGTTATTGGCATTGCAGGTGGTTCAGGCTCTGGTAAGACAAGTGTTACTAAAGCAATATATGAACATTTCCAAGGTCAATCAATCTTAATGATTGAGCAAGATTTTTATTATAAAGATCAAAGTCATATTTCCTTTGAGGATCGTTTAAATACGAACTATGACCATCCGTTAGCGTTTGATAATGACTTGCTTATAGAGCATATCAACCATTTACTGGATTATAAAGCAGTGAATAAGCCAGTATATGATTACAAGAATCATACACGTTCTGATCAAGTAATCCACGTTGATCCAAAGGATGTAATTATTTTAGAAGGTATTTTAGTTCTAGAAGATGAGCGTCTTCGTAATTTAATGGATATTAAGCTCTTTGTTGATACAGATGCCGACTTGCGTATCCTAAGAAGAATGTTAAGAGATATTAATGATCGCGGACGTACAATTGAATCAGTGATCGAACAATATGTTACAGTTGTAAGACCAATGCATAATCAATTTATTGAACCAACCAAAAGATATGCAGATTTAATCATACCTGAAGGTGGACAAAATCACATCGCGATTGATTTAATGGTCACAAAAATTCAAACAATTCTTGAACAAAATTCCATTTTGTAA
- a CDS encoding peptidase U32 family protein, with the protein MATVMHDKISQIIDGKRVIVKKPELLAPAGSLEKLKIAVHYGADAVFIGGKEFGLRSGADNFSLEEMAEGVQFANKYGAKIYVTTNIFAHNENMDGLDEYLEGLQSAGVTGIIVADPLIIETCRKVAPKLEVHLSTQQSLSNWKAVQFWKEEGLERVVLARETSAEEVREMKEKVDIEIEAFIHGAMCIAYSGRCTLSNHMTARDSNRGGCCQSCRWDYDLYQMDAAQAENPLFNEGDAAFAMSPKDLKLIESIPRMIELGVDSLKIEGRMKSIHYVATVVSVYRKVIDAYCADPENFKIKQEWLEELDKCANRETAPAFFEGVPGFKEQMFGNHSKKTTYDFVGLVLDYNEETEIVTLQQRNFFKPGNEVEFFGPEIENFKMVIDKIWDEEGQELDAARHPLQIVKFKIDKPVFPNNMMRKGN; encoded by the coding sequence ATGGCAACAGTGATGCATGATAAAATTTCACAAATTATTGATGGGAAACGTGTGATTGTGAAAAAGCCTGAGTTATTAGCTCCAGCTGGAAGTCTAGAAAAGCTGAAGATTGCAGTTCATTACGGAGCAGATGCAGTGTTTATTGGTGGCAAAGAGTTTGGGCTTCGCTCAGGTGCTGATAATTTTTCATTAGAAGAAATGGCAGAGGGAGTTCAATTCGCTAATAAGTATGGAGCGAAAATCTATGTAACAACAAATATATTTGCTCATAACGAAAATATGGATGGCTTAGATGAGTATTTGGAAGGGTTACAATCCGCTGGTGTAACAGGGATTATCGTAGCCGACCCACTAATAATTGAAACCTGTCGCAAGGTTGCTCCAAAATTAGAAGTTCATTTAAGTACACAGCAATCTCTTTCAAACTGGAAGGCAGTGCAGTTTTGGAAGGAAGAAGGACTTGAAAGAGTCGTATTGGCACGAGAAACGAGTGCAGAAGAAGTTCGTGAAATGAAAGAGAAAGTTGACATTGAAATAGAAGCTTTTATTCACGGTGCAATGTGTATTGCCTACTCAGGCCGTTGTACATTAAGTAACCATATGACTGCACGTGATTCAAACCGTGGCGGGTGTTGTCAATCATGTCGTTGGGATTATGATTTATATCAAATGGATGCTGCTCAAGCTGAAAATCCGTTATTTAATGAAGGCGATGCTGCGTTTGCAATGAGCCCGAAAGATTTAAAATTAATTGAATCGATTCCTAGAATGATTGAACTAGGTGTAGATAGTTTGAAAATTGAAGGCCGTATGAAATCAATTCACTATGTTGCGACAGTTGTAAGTGTATACCGTAAAGTAATTGATGCATATTGTGCAGATCCAGAGAACTTTAAAATAAAGCAAGAATGGCTTGAAGAGCTTGATAAATGTGCAAACAGAGAAACTGCTCCGGCATTCTTTGAGGGTGTACCAGGTTTTAAAGAGCAAATGTTTGGAAACCATAGCAAGAAGACCACTTATGATTTTGTTGGACTCGTGTTAGACTATAACGAAGAAACAGAAATCGTAACATTGCAACAACGAAACTTTTTCAAGCCAGGAAATGAAGTTGAATTCTTTGGTCCTGAAATCGAAAACTTTAAGATGGTCATTGATAAAATTTGGGATGAAGAAGGACAGGAACTTGATGCAGCGCGTCATCCACTACAAATTGTTAAGTTTAAAATTGACAAGCCAGTATTCCCGAATAACATGATGCGAAAGGGGAACTGA
- a CDS encoding YrzA family protein, which translates to MEFKLDFIQDKIEFFEAFDLKTLEKKVNEQIEHNKAIMLGVHGVTHQMHIDEDGRKFFSAVVHFKAKS; encoded by the coding sequence ATGGAATTCAAACTTGATTTTATCCAAGATAAAATAGAATTCTTTGAGGCATTTGATTTAAAAACACTAGAAAAAAAAGTGAATGAACAGATTGAGCATAATAAAGCAATCATGCTTGGCGTTCATGGTGTTACGCATCAAATGCATATTGATGAGGACGGTCGCAAGTTTTTCAGTGCAGTCGTTCATTTTAAAGCAAAATCTTAA
- a CDS encoding peptidoglycan D,D-transpeptidase FtsI family protein, with protein MRKIKNRMIFILILITLILTGLVGRLVQLQLVSTESFTSEDINLIEASVSQRSQEIVIDQGRGRFIDRHSEALTHEYYPSLVLFPFLKNIDWPVEQLSQIIGVPSSKIMASIIEAKEPLVYGEEKPLELTEGQMTRINDLQIPGVFAIYRQYAVDDNIAEHLLGIVRENHELLQKRYPDKPYLSSRTKLGVTGLQAAFDEFLIPEGEAKLLYHVAGDGNPLFGIDVKYTAPANPYYPVSIKTTLDREMQELAEQLVQQHGLIKGGLVLLDIETSDILAMVSAPTINQSNPFGDGSAQNLMLQPHFPGSVFKTVTAAAVIEKNIDLKGRTFNCDLDLYGEANPIYKLGVLDFRESFAKSCNYTFSTLAEELITDDSDVIEEYSAKLGLIDPVGWHGDVFRLQDFKQFATEYEGAIWGDEKDKSVPRAIAQISVGQKDVRITPLAIANMMATIARGGEKKQVRAVTDVLYKNGTNLFSFPEQKIKDDQQISPYTAMQLQELLREVVKSGTGTKFQSLPYEVAGKSGTAEIGKMVNKEHLVNKWFAGYFPVETPKYALVVVDLEQVSRLSPTNDIYYDMVNGIHKLDQSQEGVQES; from the coding sequence ATGAGAAAAATAAAAAACCGAATGATATTTATACTTATACTAATCACGTTAATCCTAACTGGTTTAGTAGGACGCCTAGTTCAACTTCAACTGGTGAGCACAGAATCATTTACTTCTGAAGATATAAACCTTATCGAGGCAAGTGTTTCACAGCGCTCACAAGAAATTGTCATAGACCAAGGCAGAGGACGTTTTATTGATCGACACTCCGAAGCACTAACACATGAATATTACCCAAGTCTTGTTCTCTTTCCATTCTTAAAAAATATTGATTGGCCGGTCGAACAGCTATCACAGATAATAGGTGTTCCTTCAAGTAAGATTATGGCCAGTATCATTGAGGCAAAAGAGCCGCTTGTTTACGGAGAAGAAAAGCCACTGGAGTTAACTGAGGGTCAAATGACTAGAATTAATGACCTTCAAATCCCTGGTGTATTTGCCATCTATCGGCAGTATGCAGTGGATGATAACATAGCAGAGCATTTACTTGGTATTGTGAGAGAAAATCATGAGCTACTTCAAAAGAGATACCCAGATAAACCTTATTTATCGTCTAGAACCAAATTGGGCGTAACTGGTCTTCAAGCTGCATTTGATGAGTTTCTTATACCTGAAGGAGAAGCAAAATTACTTTATCACGTAGCAGGGGATGGAAATCCACTGTTTGGAATAGATGTGAAATATACTGCTCCAGCTAATCCTTATTATCCAGTATCAATTAAAACCACTTTAGACAGAGAGATGCAAGAACTTGCAGAGCAGTTAGTACAGCAACATGGCCTTATAAAAGGAGGATTAGTATTATTAGATATCGAGACTTCTGATATTCTAGCAATGGTTAGTGCACCAACTATTAACCAATCAAATCCATTTGGAGATGGAAGTGCTCAAAATCTCATGCTTCAACCACACTTTCCTGGCTCTGTTTTTAAAACAGTGACTGCAGCTGCGGTAATTGAAAAAAACATTGATCTTAAAGGGAGAACTTTTAATTGCGACTTAGATTTATACGGTGAAGCTAACCCGATTTACAAGCTAGGTGTTCTCGATTTTAGAGAAAGCTTTGCGAAAAGCTGTAACTATACTTTCTCAACTCTTGCAGAGGAATTAATCACAGATGATAGTGATGTAATCGAAGAATATTCGGCAAAGCTTGGTTTAATAGATCCTGTTGGTTGGCATGGAGATGTGTTTAGGCTTCAGGATTTCAAACAATTTGCTACTGAATATGAGGGTGCTATATGGGGTGATGAAAAGGATAAATCAGTACCCCGGGCAATCGCGCAAATTTCAGTGGGTCAGAAAGATGTCAGAATCACACCATTAGCAATTGCTAATATGATGGCTACTATTGCTCGTGGTGGTGAAAAGAAACAAGTGAGAGCTGTTACAGATGTGTTGTACAAAAATGGTACTAACCTTTTTTCGTTCCCTGAACAAAAGATAAAGGATGATCAACAAATTTCACCTTATACAGCTATGCAGCTTCAAGAGTTACTGCGAGAAGTTGTGAAATCTGGGACAGGTACAAAGTTTCAATCCTTACCCTATGAGGTTGCAGGGAAATCTGGGACCGCTGAAATAGGGAAAATGGTGAACAAAGAGCACTTGGTTAACAAATGGTTTGCTGGATACTTTCCAGTTGAAACGCCTAAATATGCCTTAGTGGTTGTGGATTTAGAGCAGGTTTCACGACTATCACCTACTAACGATATTTATTATGATATGGTCAATGGCATACATAAGTTAGATCAGTCACAAGAGGGAGTACAAGAGAGTTAA
- the greA gene encoding transcription elongation factor GreA, with protein MAIEKVFPMTEAGKQKLEQELEQLKTVKRKEVVERIKIARSFGDLSENSEYDSAKEEQAFVEGRITTLENMIRNAKIIEENADNSNVVSLGKTVTFVELPDGEEETYTIVGSAEADPFEGKISNDSPIAKSLIGKSVDDQVTVQTPGGEMLVRIVSVG; from the coding sequence ATGGCAATCGAGAAAGTATTTCCAATGACAGAAGCTGGAAAACAAAAATTAGAGCAAGAGCTTGAACAATTAAAGACCGTTAAACGTAAAGAGGTTGTTGAACGTATAAAAATCGCAAGAAGCTTTGGAGACTTATCAGAGAACTCTGAATATGATTCTGCTAAGGAAGAACAAGCATTTGTTGAAGGACGTATCACAACTCTTGAGAATATGATTCGTAATGCAAAAATCATCGAAGAAAATGCAGATAACTCAAATGTAGTATCCCTAGGGAAAACGGTAACATTTGTTGAATTACCTGATGGTGAAGAAGAAACATATACAATCGTGGGTAGTGCTGAAGCAGATCCATTTGAAGGGAAAATCTCAAACGATTCACCAATCGCAAAAAGCTTAATTGGTAAGTCAGTTGATGATCAAGTAACAGTCCAAACTCCTGGTGGAGAAATGCTAGTAAGAATCGTCTCAGTTGGCTAA
- a CDS encoding YrzI family small protein yields MTLNLFFLTISITKRHESIEEIEHYENVNKMYEEMK; encoded by the coding sequence ATGACACTGAATTTATTTTTCTTAACAATTTCAATCACCAAACGTCATGAATCGATAGAAGAAATAGAGCATTATGAAAATGTCAATAAGATGTATGAAGAAATGAAATGA
- a CDS encoding YrzI family small protein — protein MNLNLFFLTITIKKRNVPMEEYVHEENVQRMYEQMKERQYTMINNY, from the coding sequence ATGAACTTAAACCTATTCTTTTTAACCATTACTATTAAGAAAAGAAATGTACCGATGGAAGAGTACGTCCATGAGGAAAATGTCCAAAGGATGTATGAGCAAATGAAAGAACGTCAATATACAATGATAAATAATTATTAG